In the Saccharococcus thermophilus genome, TATTACGGAAAGCAAAATGACCACGGCAAGCATCACAATCGTGCCACCAGGAGCCAAGTCGAGCTGATAGGAAAGCACCAATCCGACAACGACCGATATTTCTCCAAATAAAACAGAGTAAGCGATCGCCTGCTTAAATCCTTTGGCAATGCGAATGCTCGCCGCCACCGGAAGCGTCATCAACGAAGAAATAAGCAAAACGCCAACGATCCGCATCGACGCGGCGATCACCAGCGCGACTAACACGATAAATACAAAATGGATCAACTTGGCACGAATCCCAGAAATGATCGCATATTCTTCATCAAAAGAAAGAAGAAACAGTTCTTTATACAACAATAAAATCATGCCGGTTACAATGCAGGCGATGGCAAGTACCGTCCATACATCCTGGCGGCTAACGGCGCTGACACTGCCGAACAAGTAGGAAAACAAATCCGTATTAAAGCCGTCTGCGAGAGAAATAAAAATGACGCTAAGGCCAATGCCGCCAGAAAGAATGATCGGAATTGCCAGCTCTTGATAATGTTTATAGACTGCCCGCAACTTTTCAATAAAGAGCGAGCCAAGGACAGAAAACCCCATTCCGATATAAAGCGGATTCCAACTTGCAAAGTAAGCGAAATTTTTGCCAAGCAGCAAACTTGCGGCAATCCCGGCAAGCGTCACATGGCTGAGCGCGTCGGCAATAAGCGACAAACGGCGCACTACAATAAATACGCCGAGAAGCGGAGCGGCAAATCCAATTAATATTCCGGCGATAAACGCGTTGCGCAAAAATTCATATTGCCAAATTGCTTCGAGCATTGTCTCATTCCCCCATCAGTGTTGATGAGAAAGCACATGAAGCGAATGCCCGTAAAATTGCGATAATGCGTCTTCCCCGAGCTTTTCAAATTCTTCGGCTTTCCCATGGAAATATAAATGTTTATTTAAACAGGCAACATGTGTCACTTTTTCGGTGATCGTTCCAACATCGTGTGTGACAAGAATGAGCGTGATGCCAAGACGTTGATTCAATTCATCAAGCATGTTGTAAAAATTTTGCACATGGTGAATATCAACGCCAACCGTCGGTTCATCTAAAATAAGCAGCTCCGGCTTGCTGACAATCGCTCGGGCAATAAAGACGCGCTGCTGCTGGCCGCCCGATAATTCGCCAATATTCCGCTTGGCAAATGCGCTCATGCCAACTGCCTCAATCGCTTCTAATACCGCTTGTTTATCGTTTTTCGTAAAGAAACGAAACATTCCTCGCTTCGCGGTCAGCCCGCTTGCCACTACTTCATAAACAGTGGCAGGAAATCCACTGTTAAAACTGTTGGCCTTTTGCGAGACAAAGCCGATCCGATACCACTCTTTAAACGATTCAATCGGTGTTCCGAACAAAGAAATATGGCCTTGCTGCGGCTTTAACAAGCCTAATACGCATTTTAATAGCGTCGATTTCCCCGAACCGTTTGGGCCGACTAGTCCTAAAAACGCACCCTTTGGTACGGCTAAATGAATATCCTCTAATACATTTTCTTTTTCATAACGAAACGATACATGTTCCATTTCCAGAACGTATTCTGTTTCCATCGCGTTCTCTCCTGTTAATCAGAATAATTACGATTTAGCTACGAACGTAGTATAGCGGATTGAACGCCATTTGTAAACATTAATGAATCGCCGATTTAAACCGTGCTCCTCTTACTTCATGGGTATCCATAATCGTAATAAAGGCCTCAGGATCAATTTCATTGACGATCGACTTAAGCTTCGTTACTTCCAAACGCGTCACTACGGCGTAAATGACTTCTTTCTGCTCATCCGTATAGCCGCCTTTGCCAAGCAGTTTGGTCGTCCCGCGTCCTAGCCGGTGTAAAATCGCATCCGAGATCTCTTCATAATGGTCGGAAACGATTAAAGCCGCCCTCGTTTCATCTAATCCTTCAATGACCGCGTCGATCGTTTTAAAGGCAATATAATAGGTCATCACCGAATACATCGCTTGTTCTATGCCGAACACGAATGCCGCCCATCCAAAAATAAAGACGTTAATAAACATGACAAATTCTCCGACAGAAAATGGAAGCTTTTTCGTAAGCAAAATTCCTAAAATCTCCGTTCCATCCAACGATCCGCCATGCCGAATGACAAGACCGACGCCAAGCCCTAGCGCCAACCCGCCAAAAACCGTGGCTAAGATCGGCTCTTTTGTCAACGGCGCAAAATGGTGAAAAAACCGTTCCGCCACTGCCAGAAAGATAATGCCGATAATCGATGAAAGCATGAACGTCTTGCCGATTTGCTTGTAGCCGAAGTACATAAAAGGGGCATTAAGGAGAATAACAAGCGTGGCAAAATTTAAAAACGACCATTTATCCGGGATTAAATAATCCAAGATCAGCGAAACTCCGATTATTCCACCGTCAATCATTTGATTTGGTATTAAAAGCCGTTCAATGGAAAACGCGGCCAGTGAAGCGCCCAATAAAATAAAAAAGAGGCGATAAATAACACGGCTAAGTCGCTCCTTTTTATGCTGTTTCTGCGCCAAAATACCACCCTTTCTTTTTATTTCATTATACCATACACTTTTCCATCCTTCATTTCATATGATGCATAGCAAAGAGGAGGGGTCACAATATGAACCTTTATCAACAGCTCATTCAACAAAAACTGAAAACCATTACCCCCGAGGAACTCGTGTCATACAGCCATGAC is a window encoding:
- a CDS encoding metal ABC transporter ATP-binding protein, which gives rise to METEYVLEMEHVSFRYEKENVLEDIHLAVPKGAFLGLVGPNGSGKSTLLKCVLGLLKPQQGHISLFGTPIESFKEWYRIGFVSQKANSFNSGFPATVYEVVASGLTAKRGMFRFFTKNDKQAVLEAIEAVGMSAFAKRNIGELSGGQQQRVFIARAIVSKPELLILDEPTVGVDIHHVQNFYNMLDELNQRLGITLILVTHDVGTITEKVTHVACLNKHLYFHGKAEEFEKLGEDALSQFYGHSLHVLSHQH
- a CDS encoding YitT family protein, whose product is MAQKQHKKERLSRVIYRLFFILLGASLAAFSIERLLIPNQMIDGGIIGVSLILDYLIPDKWSFLNFATLVILLNAPFMYFGYKQIGKTFMLSSIIGIIFLAVAERFFHHFAPLTKEPILATVFGGLALGLGVGLVIRHGGSLDGTEILGILLTKKLPFSVGEFVMFINVFIFGWAAFVFGIEQAMYSVMTYYIAFKTIDAVIEGLDETRAALIVSDHYEEISDAILHRLGRGTTKLLGKGGYTDEQKEVIYAVVTRLEVTKLKSIVNEIDPEAFITIMDTHEVRGARFKSAIH
- a CDS encoding metal ABC transporter permease, whose protein sequence is MLEAIWQYEFLRNAFIAGILIGFAAPLLGVFIVVRRLSLIADALSHVTLAGIAASLLLGKNFAYFASWNPLYIGMGFSVLGSLFIEKLRAVYKHYQELAIPIILSGGIGLSVIFISLADGFNTDLFSYLFGSVSAVSRQDVWTVLAIACIVTGMILLLYKELFLLSFDEEYAIISGIRAKLIHFVFIVLVALVIAASMRIVGVLLISSLMTLPVAASIRIAKGFKQAIAYSVLFGEISVVVGLVLSYQLDLAPGGTIVMLAVVILLSVIIWKKWRRG